The Aureimonas mangrovi genome contains the following window.
CACGGCGGTGGGCAAGCTCGTTGCCGAGCGCGCGAAGGATGCCGGCGTCACCGACGTCGTCTTCGATCGTGGTTCGTTCATCTATCACGGCCGCGTCAAGGCGCTGGCCGACGCCGCTCGCGAGGGCGGTCTCAACTTCTGAGCCAGTCGGGCCGTCAGGTCCGGCGCTCAAATCGGCATGATTGACCGGCGACGCGGTTTCCCCGCGCGCCGGATCGTGCTTTAAGCCGGGCGTCGTTCGCGAAAGCCAAGCGACGCCCTCCCTGGACGCCTCCGGAAAAGAACAAGGAACAGGATATGGCGCCTCGTAACGAACGGAACGATCGCGAAGATCGCGACGACGGTTTCGTCGACAAGCTCGTTCACATCAACCGCGTCGCCAAGGTGGTGAAGGGCGGCCGACGCTTCGGCTTCGCCGCTCTCGTCGTCGTCGGCGATCTGAAGGGCCGCGTCGGCTTCGGTCATGGCAAGGCACGCGAAGTGCCGGAGGCGATCCGCAAGGCGACGGAAGCCGCCAAGCGCGACCTCATCTTCGTGCCGTTGCGCGAAGCTCGTACGCTGCACCACGACGTTCACGGCCGCCACGGCGCCGGCAAGGTCATTCTTCGAACGGCAGAGGCCGGTACGGGGATCATTGCGGGTGGTCCGATGCGCGCCGTCTTCGAGGTCGTCGGCATGCACGACGTCGTCGCCAAGTCGCTCGGCTCGTCGAACCCGTACAACATGGTGCGCGCGACGTTCGACGCCCTCAAGGGCCAGGCGCATCCGAAGGATGTCGCTGCCCGTCGCGGGATCAAGTACTCCACCCTGCAGGCGCGTCGTCGCGACCTGGTCGGCACCGAGGAGTAGGCGAGGGCTCCGCCTTTCGCCTTCTCATCAACGCCGCTTTTGAAGGAGCCATACGATGGCCGCTCAGAAAGAAAAGACCGGGACGATCACCGTCGAGCAGATCGGCAGCCCGCTTCGCCGCCCGGCCGAACAGCGCCAGACGCTGGTCGGCCTGGGCCTGAACAAGATGCACCGCCAGCGCACGCTGGAAGACACGCCTGCCGTGCGTGGCATGATCGCCAAGGTCAGCCACCTCGTGCGCGTCGTCGACGGCCAGTAAGAGCCGGGAGACTCAGCGATGAAACTTAACGAACTTTCCGACATCGAAGGCGCGACGCATTCGCGCAAGCGCGTCGGTCGCGGTATCGGCTCGGGCTCCGGCAAGACCGGCGGACGCGGCGTGAAGGGTCAGAAGTCCCGTTCGGGCGTGGCGATCAACGGTTTCGAAGGCGGCCAGATGCCGCTCTACCGTCGTCTGCCCAAGCGCGGCTTCGTCAACATCTTCGCCAAGAAGTACAACATCGTGTCGCTCGGCCGCATTGCCAAGGCGATCGAGGACGGCAAGCTGGACGGCAAGGCGACCATCGATGCCGAGGCTCTCAAGGCCGCTGGCATCCTGCGTCGCTCGCGCGACGGCGTCCGTCTGCTGGGCGATGGCGAGATCACCGGCAAGCTGACCATCGCGGTCGACGGTGCTTCGAAGTCGGCCGTCGAGAAGGTCGAGAAGGCTGGCGGGTCGGTCCAGCTTCCTGCTTCGGCAGCTGCCGAAGCCTGAGAATCATGAAGGGGCGGCGACCGTTATCCGTCCCTTCACTTTTGCGCGCGTCTTCACGTCAGGCCGGGAATTGTCGGTCGCACGACGTCATGAGCGTTGTTGTCCGGTGACGGGACGTCCTAGATAGAACGAGCCGAGCGCGCGACCTTGGCGATCGGAATTGCGATTCGGTCCCGCGCGCTCCTGGGGGAAACCCGGAGAGATCGACGATGGCATCGGCCGCCGAACAGCTTGCAGCCAACCTGAACTTTGCCGCCTTCTCGAAGGCGACGGACCTGAAGAAGCGAATCTGGTTCACGCTGGGCGCGCTCCTGGTCTACCGGCTCGGGACCTATATCCCGATGCCCGGGATCAACCCCGAAGCGATGGCGCAGGCGTTCAGCCAGCAGTCGACGGGCATTCTCGGCCTCTTCAACATGTTTGCCGGCGGCGCCGTCGAGCGCATGGCGATCTTTGCCCTCGGCATCATGCCGTACATCTCGGCCTCGATCATCATCCAGCTGATGACTTCGGTCATTCCCTCGCTCGAGACCCTCAAGAAAGAGGGCGAGCAGGGCCGTAAGATCATCAACCAGTACACCCGCTACGGCACGGTGCTGCTCGCCACGATCCAGGCCTACGGCATCGCGATCGGCCTGCAGTCCTCCGGCAATATCGTGACGTCGCCCGGTACGTTCTTCATCGTCTCGGCGGTGATCACGCTCGTCGGCGGCACGATGTTCCTGATGTGGCTCGGCGAGCAGATCACCGCGCGGGGTATCGGCAACGGCATCTCGCTGATCATCTTCGCGGGCATCGTGGCCAATCTGCCGCGTGCCATCGCGCAGATGCTGGAGTTGAGCCGTACGACGCAGGCCTATGGCCTGATCCTACTCGTCGTCGCCGCCTCTCTCGGCTGCATCGTCGTGATCGTCTTCTTCGAGCGTGCCCAGCGCCGGCTTCTGATCCAGTATCCCAAGCGCCAGGTCGGCAACCGGATGTTCCAGGGTGACACGTCACACCTGCCGCTCAAGCTCAATACGGCGGGCGTCATCCCCGCGATCTTCGCGTCTTCGCTCCTGCTCCTGCCGGTCACGATCGCGAACTTCTCCGACACCAGCCAGCTTCCGGGCTGGGCGACAGCGATCGTCGCCGCTCTCGGCCACGGCCAGCCGCTGTACATGCTGTTCTACGCGGGCATGATCGCGTTCTTCGCCTTCTTCTATACGGCGATCGTCTTCAATCCGAAGGACACGGCCGACAATCTGAAGAAGCACGGCGGCTTCATCCCGGGCATCCGTCCCGGAGAGCGGACCGCGGAGTATATCGACTACGTGCTGACGCGCATCACGGTGGTGGGCGCCATCTATCTCGTCGCCGTCTGTCTGCTGCCCGAAATCCTGATTTCGACCGCAGGCATTCCCTTCTATCTCGGCGGTACCTCGCTTCTGATCGTGGTTTC
Protein-coding sequences here:
- the rpmD gene encoding 50S ribosomal protein L30 encodes the protein MAAQKEKTGTITVEQIGSPLRRPAEQRQTLVGLGLNKMHRQRTLEDTPAVRGMIAKVSHLVRVVDGQ
- the rplO gene encoding 50S ribosomal protein L15: MKLNELSDIEGATHSRKRVGRGIGSGSGKTGGRGVKGQKSRSGVAINGFEGGQMPLYRRLPKRGFVNIFAKKYNIVSLGRIAKAIEDGKLDGKATIDAEALKAAGILRRSRDGVRLLGDGEITGKLTIAVDGASKSAVEKVEKAGGSVQLPASAAAEA
- the secY gene encoding preprotein translocase subunit SecY, giving the protein MASAAEQLAANLNFAAFSKATDLKKRIWFTLGALLVYRLGTYIPMPGINPEAMAQAFSQQSTGILGLFNMFAGGAVERMAIFALGIMPYISASIIIQLMTSVIPSLETLKKEGEQGRKIINQYTRYGTVLLATIQAYGIAIGLQSSGNIVTSPGTFFIVSAVITLVGGTMFLMWLGEQITARGIGNGISLIIFAGIVANLPRAIAQMLELSRTTQAYGLILLVVAASLGCIVVIVFFERAQRRLLIQYPKRQVGNRMFQGDTSHLPLKLNTAGVIPAIFASSLLLLPVTIANFSDTSQLPGWATAIVAALGHGQPLYMLFYAGMIAFFAFFYTAIVFNPKDTADNLKKHGGFIPGIRPGERTAEYIDYVLTRITVVGAIYLVAVCLLPEILISTAGIPFYLGGTSLLIVVSVTMDTVAQIQGHLLAHQYEGLVKKAKLRGGKRGNR
- the rpsE gene encoding 30S ribosomal protein S5 codes for the protein MAPRNERNDREDRDDGFVDKLVHINRVAKVVKGGRRFGFAALVVVGDLKGRVGFGHGKAREVPEAIRKATEAAKRDLIFVPLREARTLHHDVHGRHGAGKVILRTAEAGTGIIAGGPMRAVFEVVGMHDVVAKSLGSSNPYNMVRATFDALKGQAHPKDVAARRGIKYSTLQARRRDLVGTEE